A stretch of Lentibacillus sp. JNUCC-1 DNA encodes these proteins:
- the ruvB gene encoding Holliday junction branch migration DNA helicase RuvB, which yields MDERMVTGAYQQDDSVELSLRPETLNQYIGQHKVKENLSIFIQAAKMRNEPLDHVLLYGPPGLGKTTLAGIIANEMGVSFRTTSGPAIERAGDLAAILSALEPGDVLFIDEVHRLPRSVEEVLYPAMEDFFLDIVIGTGPSAKSVRIDLPPFTLIGATTRAGLLTAPLRDRFGVLSRLEFYDTDDLCAIIERTADIFNASIHKNAALEVAKRSRGTPRIANRLLKRIRDISQVSGEAEISFATANKALSMLQVDAAGLDHIDHKLLKSIIEGFNGGPVGLDTIAATIGEESQTIEDVYEPFLLQIGFIQRTPRGRVATEKAYQHFGLEGLM from the coding sequence ATGGATGAACGTATGGTAACGGGCGCTTATCAGCAGGATGATTCTGTTGAACTGAGTTTGCGTCCTGAAACACTCAACCAATATATTGGTCAGCACAAGGTAAAAGAGAACTTGAGTATCTTTATTCAGGCAGCGAAAATGCGTAATGAACCGCTGGACCATGTTCTTTTGTATGGTCCGCCCGGGTTGGGGAAAACAACACTCGCCGGAATTATCGCCAATGAAATGGGTGTATCATTTCGGACAACTTCCGGGCCTGCCATTGAACGGGCAGGAGATTTGGCAGCGATTTTATCTGCACTTGAACCTGGTGATGTTCTGTTCATTGATGAAGTCCACAGACTGCCCCGTTCTGTAGAAGAAGTTCTTTATCCTGCAATGGAAGACTTCTTTTTGGATATTGTCATTGGAACAGGTCCTAGCGCCAAGTCAGTGAGAATCGATCTTCCACCCTTTACACTTATTGGCGCAACCACCAGGGCGGGCTTGCTGACAGCACCGCTCAGAGACCGATTTGGTGTTTTGTCCAGGCTTGAATTTTACGATACAGATGATCTGTGTGCCATTATAGAACGTACCGCAGATATTTTTAATGCTTCTATTCATAAAAATGCTGCACTCGAAGTGGCGAAACGTTCGAGGGGAACCCCTCGTATTGCCAATAGATTGCTGAAACGTATCCGGGATATATCCCAAGTGAGTGGTGAGGCTGAAATTAGTTTTGCGACAGCTAACAAAGCTTTATCAATGTTGCAAGTTGATGCTGCAGGGTTGGATCATATTGATCACAAATTGCTTAAGAGCATAATTGAAGGATTTAATGGCGGCCCGGTTGGGCTCGACACCATTGCAGCTACGATTGGAGAAGAATCCCAAACAATTGAAGATGTTTATGAGCCATTTTTACTTCAAATCGGCTTCATCCAAAGAACACCAAGAGGCCGGGTGGCCACAGAGAAAGCCTATCAACACTTTGGTCTGGAAGGGTTGATGTAG
- a CDS encoding DUF2905 domain-containing protein, with translation MHPGKLMIVLGAVLLLVGLLWTFVGKLPGDISFKKGNVSFHFPIMTSIIVSVLLTLILFIVNKFR, from the coding sequence ATGCATCCTGGCAAGCTTATGATTGTGCTTGGAGCCGTTTTATTGCTGGTAGGTCTTTTGTGGACCTTTGTCGGCAAACTGCCAGGAGATATTAGTTTTAAAAAAGGCAATGTCAGCTTTCATTTCCCTATTATGACATCAATCATCGTGAGTGTTTTGTTGACATTGATCTTGTTTATAGTAAATAAATTCAGGTAA